From Afipia carboxidovorans OM5, one genomic window encodes:
- a CDS encoding acyltransferase family protein — MVISHAVFLHSGHKADEILSSITYFNLGDHAVNVFFVLSGLTVAGSLAKSPSITEFMVARGLRIFPALAACALLLVLVGAIVTTCTPTQFLSDTRVWRYGMSTLLLGSAAIGLPGVFGENPHPSVMNASIWTLKYEAACYVLLAFVGWLGFVTERRFAWLLGLSWTIAGGILFVHFGHDTTPLDQAARFWLCFSLGVGFYVFRRQIVLSVFGVAAVSVLFWFTIGSPLERIVSLFATGYAIVWLGKLPTGHLRGLTNRIDLSYGIYIFGWPITQTLMLVQPSISVWLLTLLSLMLAMAVALPSWLLIERPAMRARKVISISIEARIDRLRQRLKSKPMHEMAQHTRSMQPITDK, encoded by the coding sequence GTGGTCATTTCTCATGCAGTCTTCTTACACTCTGGCCACAAGGCCGACGAAATCCTTTCCAGCATCACCTACTTCAATCTGGGTGATCACGCCGTAAATGTGTTTTTCGTTCTATCCGGCCTAACGGTTGCCGGAAGCCTCGCCAAATCGCCCTCCATCACTGAGTTTATGGTTGCGCGCGGCCTCAGAATATTTCCTGCACTCGCGGCCTGCGCACTGCTCCTGGTCCTCGTAGGAGCGATCGTTACGACTTGCACACCGACGCAATTTCTTTCGGACACCCGTGTTTGGCGATACGGCATGAGCACCCTGCTTCTGGGTTCCGCGGCCATAGGTTTGCCCGGCGTATTCGGCGAAAACCCTCATCCTTCCGTCATGAATGCGTCGATCTGGACACTGAAGTATGAAGCCGCGTGCTATGTGTTGCTCGCATTTGTTGGATGGCTTGGGTTTGTAACCGAACGTCGGTTTGCTTGGCTGCTCGGCCTCTCGTGGACCATTGCGGGGGGAATTCTGTTCGTTCATTTCGGACACGACACAACCCCACTCGATCAGGCGGCGCGCTTCTGGTTGTGTTTTTCTCTCGGCGTCGGGTTTTACGTTTTCCGGCGCCAGATCGTTTTGTCTGTCTTCGGCGTGGCCGCAGTATCTGTTTTATTTTGGTTCACGATTGGATCACCTCTCGAGCGCATCGTTTCGCTTTTTGCGACAGGGTACGCAATTGTCTGGCTTGGCAAGCTGCCCACCGGTCATCTGCGCGGTCTCACCAATCGCATCGATCTTTCCTATGGCATTTACATATTCGGCTGGCCAATCACACAAACATTGATGTTAGTGCAACCAAGTATCAGCGTTTGGTTACTAACACTGCTTTCGCTTATGTTGGCCATGGCTGTCGCACTTCCATCGTGGCTGCTAATTGAGCGGCCTGCCATGCGCGCGCGCAAAGTCATCTCGATCTCGATTGAAGCGCGCATTGACCGTCTGCGTCAGCGATTGAAATCAAAACCCATGCATGAGATGGCACAACATACAAGGTCGATGCAGCCAATTACCGACAAGTAG
- a CDS encoding DUF411 domain-containing protein, protein MNTGNVSRRSALGIVAAAVIAPTVSEAAQTPVIRVHKDPSCGCCSGWVRHLESAGFGVAVQEERNLQGVRKRLGVPTDLAACHTAEADGYVIEGHVPAPAIQRLLKERPVATGVAVPGMPVGSPGMEDGTPERYAVILFGPDGRRAYMEFEGVRPVG, encoded by the coding sequence ATGAACACAGGTAACGTATCGCGGCGGAGCGCACTCGGAATTGTCGCGGCGGCGGTGATCGCTCCAACGGTTTCGGAGGCTGCACAGACCCCCGTCATTCGTGTCCACAAGGATCCGAGTTGCGGTTGCTGCTCAGGCTGGGTGCGGCATCTTGAATCTGCGGGGTTCGGCGTCGCGGTTCAAGAAGAGAGAAACCTTCAGGGCGTTCGAAAGCGCTTGGGCGTCCCGACCGATCTCGCCGCATGCCATACGGCCGAGGCGGATGGATACGTCATTGAGGGACATGTTCCGGCGCCGGCCATTCAGCGCTTGCTGAAGGAGCGTCCCGTCGCCACAGGCGTGGCGGTTCCGGGAATGCCGGTGGGGTCGCCCGGCATGGAGGACGGCACGCCCGAACGATATGCCGTCATTCTGTTCGGGCCGGACGGTCGACGCGCCTACATGGAATTCGAAGGCGTGCGTCCGGTCGGGTGA
- a CDS encoding IS3 family transposase (programmed frameshift), with the protein MTSSDFKSEVLQGPERRRRRTPAEKLAIVAETQEAGVTVSLVARRHGIAPNQLFLWRRLASQGALTATQSEEPVVPASEYRSLQGQVRELQRLLGKKTMEAEILKEALEFSSGFKKTSVAVAVVAEGRFPMKTVCDVIGVARSNIAVSVRAPIAKPLGRPPQPEADLLDEIKAVIGEMPTYGYRRVWAVLRRTAEAQGLQPPNHKRVYRIMKAHGLLLQRHAGGAEERRHDGRIAVDRSNLRWCSDGFELGCDNGEKVRIAFALDCCDREAIGFVATTEGIKGEDVRDLMVTAVEHRFGRVNRLPVTIEWLTDNGSGYVAHDPRRFARDIGFEPRTTPVESPQSNGMAEAFVRTMKRDYARVSPLPDAAAVMRQLPAWFEHYNTVHPHRALSYRSPREFIASRSNRENMSDL; encoded by the exons ATGACTAGCAGCGATTTTAAGAGTGAGGTCCTACAGGGCCCGGAACGTCGTCGGCGCAGGACACCGGCCGAGAAGCTGGCGATCGTGGCAGAGACCCAGGAAGCCGGCGTCACGGTCAGCCTGGTGGCACGGCGACACGGTATTGCGCCGAACCAGCTGTTTCTTTGGCGGCGGCTCGCGTCCCAGGGTGCGTTGACGGCGACGCAATCCGAGGAGCCGGTGGTGCCGGCTTCTGAGTACCGTTCGCTGCAGGGCCAGGTTCGGGAGTTGCAGCGGCTGCTTGGCAAGAAGACGATGGAAGCGGAGATCCTCAAGGAGGCTCTCGAGTTCTCCTCGGGCT TCAAAAAAACATCTGTTGCGGTCGCTGTCGTGGCCGAAGGACGGTTCCCAATGAAGACCGTCTGCGACGTGATAGGGGTCGCCCGATCGAACATCGCTGTCAGCGTCAGGGCGCCCATCGCCAAGCCCCTGGGGCGGCCGCCTCAGCCTGAGGCCGATCTGCTCGACGAGATCAAAGCCGTGATCGGAGAGATGCCTACCTATGGCTATCGTCGCGTCTGGGCTGTTCTGCGGCGCACCGCCGAGGCTCAGGGCCTTCAACCGCCCAACCACAAGCGCGTCTATCGGATCATGAAAGCCCACGGCCTGCTGCTACAACGTCATGCCGGCGGTGCTGAGGAGCGACGCCACGACGGGCGCATCGCTGTCGACCGCTCCAATCTGCGTTGGTGCTCGGACGGCTTCGAACTGGGCTGCGACAATGGTGAGAAGGTCCGGATCGCGTTCGCGCTCGATTGCTGCGACCGCGAGGCCATAGGCTTTGTCGCCACCACCGAAGGCATCAAGGGCGAGGACGTGCGCGACCTGATGGTTACGGCTGTCGAACACCGGTTCGGTCGGGTCAATCGACTGCCCGTCACCATCGAATGGCTGACCGACAACGGTTCCGGGTACGTCGCCCACGACCCCAGGCGCTTTGCTCGTGACATCGGTTTTGAGCCTCGCACGACTCCGGTCGAGAGCCCTCAATCAAATGGAATGGCAGAAGCGTTCGTGCGCACAATGAAGCGCGATTACGCCCGCGTCTCTCCGCTTCCTGACGCAGCCGCGGTGATGCGGCAGCTGCCCGCCTGGTTCGAGCACTACAATACGGTTCACCCGCATCGAGCTCTCAGCTATCGTTCACCGCGCGAGTTCATTGCCTCGCGCTCAAACCGGGAGAACATGTCCGATCTTTAA
- a CDS encoding copper-binding protein, producing MYSVDKHYRVTRAGALAAALLGAALTLQAGAAFAQGSTGMSDMKGMKDMQKTAPMNDTKAAKTATASGTVTALNAANHKITFDHGPIPAINWPAMKMEFAVAPSVDLAKVKAGDKVNFTLSGSGDTYTVQSITPAP from the coding sequence ATGTATTCCGTCGATAAACACTACAGGGTCACGCGTGCCGGCGCTCTCGCCGCCGCGCTGCTCGGCGCGGCATTGACGCTGCAGGCGGGCGCCGCTTTCGCTCAGGGAAGCACGGGCATGTCGGACATGAAGGGTATGAAGGACATGCAAAAAACAGCGCCGATGAACGACACGAAGGCGGCAAAGACCGCGACCGCCTCCGGCACGGTCACGGCGCTAAACGCCGCGAATCACAAGATCACCTTTGATCACGGTCCGATTCCCGCCATCAACTGGCCCGCCATGAAGATGGAGTTCGCCGTTGCACCGTCCGTCGATCTCGCCAAGGTGAAGGCTGGCGACAAGGTCAATTTCACCCTGAGCGGCTCCGGCGACACCTATACCGTCCAGTCGATCACGCCGGCGCCCTGA